A stretch of Arachis hypogaea cultivar Tifrunner chromosome 15, arahy.Tifrunner.gnm2.J5K5, whole genome shotgun sequence DNA encodes these proteins:
- the LOC112749631 gene encoding leucine--tRNA ligase, cytoplasmic isoform X1, whose product MLICNLRSRLSHSIPSFQSSFLSSCRHLTDMAAESGKSFARRDRLREIEVKVQKWWQENDVFRSEPGEKPPQPGEKFFGNFPFPYMNGYLHLGHAFSLSKLEFAAAFHRLRGANVLLPFAFHCTGMPIKASADKLRREIEQFGDPPVFPVEREEQEEEKPKEQEEAENNAGAAPDKFKGKKSKAAAKSGGQVYQWEIMRSVGISDSEISEFQDPYKWLTYFPPLAVDDLKAFGLGCDWRRSFITTDINPYFDAFVRWQMRKLKSMGKVVKDVRYTIFSPLDGQPCADHDRASGEGVLPQEYTIIKMEVLKPFPPKFEVLEGKKVFLAAATLRPETMYGQTNAWVLPDGKYGAYEVNESEVFVMSYRAALNLAYQNRSKVPEKPTCLLELTGRDLIGLPLKSPLSFNEVIYALPMMSILMDKGTGVVTSVPSDAPDDYMSLKELKSKPAYREKLGIKDEWVVPFEIVPIIEVPVYGNKCAEYVCENELNIKSPNDKDKLADAKKRTYLKGFTEGTMIVGEYAGKKVQEAKPLIRSKLLETGQAIIYSEPEKRVMSRSGDECIVALTDQWYITYGEPEWQKLAEECLSNMNLYSDETRHGFEHTLSWLNQWACSRSFGLGTRIPWDEQYLVESLSDSTIYMAYYTVAHHLQNGDMYGSSKSSAIKPQQLTDDVWDYIFCDGPFPKSTDISSSLLERMKREFEYWYPFDLRVSGKDLIQNHLTFSIYNHTAIMSKNHWPLGFRCNGHTLLNSEKMSKSTGNFKTLREAIEEFSADATRFSLADAGDGVDDANFAFETVNTAILKLTKEIAWYEDVLAAESSMRTGPPSTYADRVFANDINIAVKTTEQNYSNYMFREALKTGFYDLQIARDEYRLSCGVGGYNRDLVWRFMDVQTRLIAPICPHYAEFVWKELLKKDGFVVKAGWPSADAPDLTLKLANEYLQKTIVSLRKLLQTQISGKKPNKKGAPVTTDSKVTKGLIYVNEEFDGWKADCLNILRSKFDEGTRTFAPDSEILEALQQSPLGQSSNFKQVQKQCMPFLRHQKGEAIKLGPQALDLRLPFGEIEVLKENLDLIKRQIGLEDVEILSVTDADSLAKAGSLRPVLEKNPPTPGNPTAIFF is encoded by the exons ATGTTGATTTGTAACCTTCGTTCTCGCCTATCACACTCCATTCCTTCATTTCAATCCTCATTCTTAAGCAG TTGCCGTCATCTCACAGATATGGCGGCAGAGAGTGGCAAGAGCTTTGCTCGGAGGGACCGTCTTCGAGAGATTGAAGTCAAGGTCCAAAAATGGTGGCAAGAGAACGACGTTTTCAGGTCAGAACCTGGCGAAAAGCCACCACAACCCGGTGAAAAGTTCTTCGGAAACTTCCCTTTCCCTTACATGAACGGATACCTTCACCTTGGCCACGCATTCTCCCTCTCAAAATTGGAGTTCGCCGCAGCCTTCCACCGTCTCAGAGGCGCCAACGTGCTTCTTCCTTTCGCGTTCCACTGCACCGGCATGCCGATAAAGGCTTCGGCTGATAAACTCAGGAGAGAGATTGAGCAGTTCGGAGACCCACCTGTTTTCCCCGTTGAGAGAGAGGAGCAAGAGGAAGAGAAGCCAAAGGAACAAGAAGAAGCTGAAAACAATGCCGGTGCAGCACCTGATAAGTTCAAAGGGAAGAAGTCGAAGGCTGCGGCGAAATCAGGTGGACAGGTATATCAATGGGAGATTATGCGTAGTGTTGGTATATCTGATAGCGAGATTTCGGAGTTTCAGGATCCTTATAAGTGGCTCACTTATTTCCCTCCATTGGCCGTGGATGACCTCAAAGCTTTTGGGTTGGGTTGTGATTGGAGGAGGTCATTCATTACAACTGATATCAACCCTTATTTCGATGCGTTTGTGAGGTGGCAGATGAGGAAGTTGAAGTCAATGGGGAAGGTAGTGAAGGATGTGAGGTACACTATATTTTCTCCCTTGGATGGCCAGCCATGTGCTGATCACGATAGAGCGAGCGGCGAGGGGGTTCTGCCGCAAGAGTATACTATTATCAAGATGGAAGTGTTGAAGCCTTTCCCTCCCAAGTTTGAGGTTCTTGAAGGGAAGAAGGTGTTCCTTGCTGCTGCGACTTTGCGGCCTGAAACAATGTATGGGCAAACCAATGCTTGGGTTTTGCCTGATGGAAAGTATGGAGCATATGAGGTTAACGAGAGTGAGGTGTTTGTTATGTCATATAGGGCTGCACTTAACCTTGCATACCAGAACCGCTCCAAGGTCCCCGAGAAACCTACATGTTTACTTGAACTCACCGGTCGTGACTTGATTGGCCTTCCACTAAAGTCACCGCTTTCCTTCAATGAGGTCATTTATGCTCTTCCTATGATGTCCATTTTAATGGATAAAGGTACTGGGGTTGTGACTAGTGTGCCTAGTGATGCGCCAGATGACTACATGAGCCTGAAAGAACTGAAATCAAAGCCAGCTTATCGCGAGAAGTTGGGTATTAAGGATGAATGGGTAGTGCCTTTTGAGATTGTGCCTATCATCGAAGTTCCCGTGTATGGAAATAAATGTGCAGAGTATGTCTGTGAGAATGAGTTGAATATCAAGTCTCCGAATGATAAAGACAAACTGGCAGATGCTAAGAAGCGAACATACTTGAAAGGGTTTACGGAAGGAACAATGATTGTCGGAGAATATGCTGGGAAGAAAGTCCAGGAGGCTAAACCGTTGATTAGGAGCAAGCTTTTGGAAACAG GCCAGGCTATTATCTACAGTGAGCCTGAGAAACGAGTGATGTCAAGATCTGGTGATGAATGTATTGTAGCTCTCACAGATCAGTGGTACATTACATATGGGGAACCAGAATGGCAGAAGTTAGCTGAGGAGTGCCTGTCCAACATGAACCTTTATTCTGATGAGACACGTCATGGATTTGAGCATACTTTGAGCTGGTTGAACCAGTGGGCTTGTTCACGTTCATTTGGTCTTGGCACACGAATACCATGGGATGAACAGTACTTAGTAGAGTCACTTTCTGATTCTACTATATACATGGCTTATTATACCGTTGCGCACCATTTACAGAATGGAGACATGTACGGTTCCAGTAAGTCTTCTGCAATCAAACCTCAGCAATTGACTGATGATGTGTGGGATTACATTTTCTGTGATGGTCCATTTCCCAAGTCAACTGATATTTCATCATCCCTTTTAGAAAGAATGAAGAGAGAGTTTGAGTATTGGTATCCCTTTGATCTTCGAGTTTCTGGTAAGGATCTCATCCAGAACCATCTTACCTTCTCCATATATAACCATACTGCAATTATGTCCAAGAACCATTGGCCTCTTGGGTTCAGATGCAATGGTCACACATTGCTCAATTCTGAGAAAATGTCCAAGTCCACTGGAAATTTCAAGACATTGAGAGAGGCCATTGAGGAGTTTTCTGCAGATGCTACAAGATTTTCTTTGGCTGATGCTGGCGATGGCGTTGATGATGCAAATTTTGCCTTTGAGACAGTAAATACTGCAATTCTGAAGCTCACTAAAGAAATTGCATGGTATGAAGATGTTCTGGCTGCTGAATCTTCAATGAGAACTGGTCCCCCATCAACTTATGCTGATCGTGTGTTTGCTAATGACATAAACATTGCTGTCAAAACAACTGAGCAAAATTACTCCAATTACATGTTTAGGGAAGCTCTTAAGACTGGTTTTTATGACCTACAGATAGCTAGAGATGAGTATAGATTGTCATGTGGTGTTGGAGGTTACAACCGTGACTTGGTGTGGCGCTTTATGGATGTGCAGACACGTCTTATAGCACCTATATGTCCCCATTATGCAGAATTTGTTTGGAAGGAGCTTCTGAAAAAGGATGGTTTTGTTGTGAAGGCTGGCTGGCCATCAGCCGATGCTCCTGATCTTACCTTGAAGCTTGCCAATGAATATTTGCAGAAGACCATTGTTTCGTTGAGGAAGTTGCTTCAGACACAAATTTCTGGTAAAAAACCAAATAAGAAAGGTGCTCCAGTTACAACTGACTCTAAGGTAACAAAAGGCTTGATATATGTAAATGAAGAGTTTGATGGCTGGAAAGCTGATTGCTTGAATATTCTCCGGAGCAAATTTGATGAAGGAACACGAACCTTTGCTCCAGATTCAGAGATTTTGGAGGCTTTGCAACAGAGCCCTCTAGGTCAATCCTCCAATTTTAAACAGGTTCAGAAGCAATGTATGCCCTTCTTGaggcatcaaaaaggggaagcaATTAAACTTGGCCCACAAGCCCTTGATTTGAGATTGCCATTTGGTGAAATCGAGGTTCTTAAGGAAAACTTGGACTTGATCAAGAGACAGATAGGTCTAGAAGATGTGGAGATTTTGTCTGTAACTGATGCTGATTCTTTAGCTAAAGCTGGATCTTTACGACCTGTTCTAGAAAAAAATCCTCCCACTCCTGGAAACCCAACAGCCATCTTTTTCTAA
- the LOC112749631 gene encoding leucine--tRNA ligase, cytoplasmic isoform X2, whose product MAAESGKSFARRDRLREIEVKVQKWWQENDVFRSEPGEKPPQPGEKFFGNFPFPYMNGYLHLGHAFSLSKLEFAAAFHRLRGANVLLPFAFHCTGMPIKASADKLRREIEQFGDPPVFPVEREEQEEEKPKEQEEAENNAGAAPDKFKGKKSKAAAKSGGQVYQWEIMRSVGISDSEISEFQDPYKWLTYFPPLAVDDLKAFGLGCDWRRSFITTDINPYFDAFVRWQMRKLKSMGKVVKDVRYTIFSPLDGQPCADHDRASGEGVLPQEYTIIKMEVLKPFPPKFEVLEGKKVFLAAATLRPETMYGQTNAWVLPDGKYGAYEVNESEVFVMSYRAALNLAYQNRSKVPEKPTCLLELTGRDLIGLPLKSPLSFNEVIYALPMMSILMDKGTGVVTSVPSDAPDDYMSLKELKSKPAYREKLGIKDEWVVPFEIVPIIEVPVYGNKCAEYVCENELNIKSPNDKDKLADAKKRTYLKGFTEGTMIVGEYAGKKVQEAKPLIRSKLLETGQAIIYSEPEKRVMSRSGDECIVALTDQWYITYGEPEWQKLAEECLSNMNLYSDETRHGFEHTLSWLNQWACSRSFGLGTRIPWDEQYLVESLSDSTIYMAYYTVAHHLQNGDMYGSSKSSAIKPQQLTDDVWDYIFCDGPFPKSTDISSSLLERMKREFEYWYPFDLRVSGKDLIQNHLTFSIYNHTAIMSKNHWPLGFRCNGHTLLNSEKMSKSTGNFKTLREAIEEFSADATRFSLADAGDGVDDANFAFETVNTAILKLTKEIAWYEDVLAAESSMRTGPPSTYADRVFANDINIAVKTTEQNYSNYMFREALKTGFYDLQIARDEYRLSCGVGGYNRDLVWRFMDVQTRLIAPICPHYAEFVWKELLKKDGFVVKAGWPSADAPDLTLKLANEYLQKTIVSLRKLLQTQISGKKPNKKGAPVTTDSKVTKGLIYVNEEFDGWKADCLNILRSKFDEGTRTFAPDSEILEALQQSPLGQSSNFKQVQKQCMPFLRHQKGEAIKLGPQALDLRLPFGEIEVLKENLDLIKRQIGLEDVEILSVTDADSLAKAGSLRPVLEKNPPTPGNPTAIFF is encoded by the exons ATGGCGGCAGAGAGTGGCAAGAGCTTTGCTCGGAGGGACCGTCTTCGAGAGATTGAAGTCAAGGTCCAAAAATGGTGGCAAGAGAACGACGTTTTCAGGTCAGAACCTGGCGAAAAGCCACCACAACCCGGTGAAAAGTTCTTCGGAAACTTCCCTTTCCCTTACATGAACGGATACCTTCACCTTGGCCACGCATTCTCCCTCTCAAAATTGGAGTTCGCCGCAGCCTTCCACCGTCTCAGAGGCGCCAACGTGCTTCTTCCTTTCGCGTTCCACTGCACCGGCATGCCGATAAAGGCTTCGGCTGATAAACTCAGGAGAGAGATTGAGCAGTTCGGAGACCCACCTGTTTTCCCCGTTGAGAGAGAGGAGCAAGAGGAAGAGAAGCCAAAGGAACAAGAAGAAGCTGAAAACAATGCCGGTGCAGCACCTGATAAGTTCAAAGGGAAGAAGTCGAAGGCTGCGGCGAAATCAGGTGGACAGGTATATCAATGGGAGATTATGCGTAGTGTTGGTATATCTGATAGCGAGATTTCGGAGTTTCAGGATCCTTATAAGTGGCTCACTTATTTCCCTCCATTGGCCGTGGATGACCTCAAAGCTTTTGGGTTGGGTTGTGATTGGAGGAGGTCATTCATTACAACTGATATCAACCCTTATTTCGATGCGTTTGTGAGGTGGCAGATGAGGAAGTTGAAGTCAATGGGGAAGGTAGTGAAGGATGTGAGGTACACTATATTTTCTCCCTTGGATGGCCAGCCATGTGCTGATCACGATAGAGCGAGCGGCGAGGGGGTTCTGCCGCAAGAGTATACTATTATCAAGATGGAAGTGTTGAAGCCTTTCCCTCCCAAGTTTGAGGTTCTTGAAGGGAAGAAGGTGTTCCTTGCTGCTGCGACTTTGCGGCCTGAAACAATGTATGGGCAAACCAATGCTTGGGTTTTGCCTGATGGAAAGTATGGAGCATATGAGGTTAACGAGAGTGAGGTGTTTGTTATGTCATATAGGGCTGCACTTAACCTTGCATACCAGAACCGCTCCAAGGTCCCCGAGAAACCTACATGTTTACTTGAACTCACCGGTCGTGACTTGATTGGCCTTCCACTAAAGTCACCGCTTTCCTTCAATGAGGTCATTTATGCTCTTCCTATGATGTCCATTTTAATGGATAAAGGTACTGGGGTTGTGACTAGTGTGCCTAGTGATGCGCCAGATGACTACATGAGCCTGAAAGAACTGAAATCAAAGCCAGCTTATCGCGAGAAGTTGGGTATTAAGGATGAATGGGTAGTGCCTTTTGAGATTGTGCCTATCATCGAAGTTCCCGTGTATGGAAATAAATGTGCAGAGTATGTCTGTGAGAATGAGTTGAATATCAAGTCTCCGAATGATAAAGACAAACTGGCAGATGCTAAGAAGCGAACATACTTGAAAGGGTTTACGGAAGGAACAATGATTGTCGGAGAATATGCTGGGAAGAAAGTCCAGGAGGCTAAACCGTTGATTAGGAGCAAGCTTTTGGAAACAG GCCAGGCTATTATCTACAGTGAGCCTGAGAAACGAGTGATGTCAAGATCTGGTGATGAATGTATTGTAGCTCTCACAGATCAGTGGTACATTACATATGGGGAACCAGAATGGCAGAAGTTAGCTGAGGAGTGCCTGTCCAACATGAACCTTTATTCTGATGAGACACGTCATGGATTTGAGCATACTTTGAGCTGGTTGAACCAGTGGGCTTGTTCACGTTCATTTGGTCTTGGCACACGAATACCATGGGATGAACAGTACTTAGTAGAGTCACTTTCTGATTCTACTATATACATGGCTTATTATACCGTTGCGCACCATTTACAGAATGGAGACATGTACGGTTCCAGTAAGTCTTCTGCAATCAAACCTCAGCAATTGACTGATGATGTGTGGGATTACATTTTCTGTGATGGTCCATTTCCCAAGTCAACTGATATTTCATCATCCCTTTTAGAAAGAATGAAGAGAGAGTTTGAGTATTGGTATCCCTTTGATCTTCGAGTTTCTGGTAAGGATCTCATCCAGAACCATCTTACCTTCTCCATATATAACCATACTGCAATTATGTCCAAGAACCATTGGCCTCTTGGGTTCAGATGCAATGGTCACACATTGCTCAATTCTGAGAAAATGTCCAAGTCCACTGGAAATTTCAAGACATTGAGAGAGGCCATTGAGGAGTTTTCTGCAGATGCTACAAGATTTTCTTTGGCTGATGCTGGCGATGGCGTTGATGATGCAAATTTTGCCTTTGAGACAGTAAATACTGCAATTCTGAAGCTCACTAAAGAAATTGCATGGTATGAAGATGTTCTGGCTGCTGAATCTTCAATGAGAACTGGTCCCCCATCAACTTATGCTGATCGTGTGTTTGCTAATGACATAAACATTGCTGTCAAAACAACTGAGCAAAATTACTCCAATTACATGTTTAGGGAAGCTCTTAAGACTGGTTTTTATGACCTACAGATAGCTAGAGATGAGTATAGATTGTCATGTGGTGTTGGAGGTTACAACCGTGACTTGGTGTGGCGCTTTATGGATGTGCAGACACGTCTTATAGCACCTATATGTCCCCATTATGCAGAATTTGTTTGGAAGGAGCTTCTGAAAAAGGATGGTTTTGTTGTGAAGGCTGGCTGGCCATCAGCCGATGCTCCTGATCTTACCTTGAAGCTTGCCAATGAATATTTGCAGAAGACCATTGTTTCGTTGAGGAAGTTGCTTCAGACACAAATTTCTGGTAAAAAACCAAATAAGAAAGGTGCTCCAGTTACAACTGACTCTAAGGTAACAAAAGGCTTGATATATGTAAATGAAGAGTTTGATGGCTGGAAAGCTGATTGCTTGAATATTCTCCGGAGCAAATTTGATGAAGGAACACGAACCTTTGCTCCAGATTCAGAGATTTTGGAGGCTTTGCAACAGAGCCCTCTAGGTCAATCCTCCAATTTTAAACAGGTTCAGAAGCAATGTATGCCCTTCTTGaggcatcaaaaaggggaagcaATTAAACTTGGCCCACAAGCCCTTGATTTGAGATTGCCATTTGGTGAAATCGAGGTTCTTAAGGAAAACTTGGACTTGATCAAGAGACAGATAGGTCTAGAAGATGTGGAGATTTTGTCTGTAACTGATGCTGATTCTTTAGCTAAAGCTGGATCTTTACGACCTGTTCTAGAAAAAAATCCTCCCACTCCTGGAAACCCAACAGCCATCTTTTTCTAA